ATCAGCCGCGCCCCCTCGCGGACGAGACGGACGCGCCCTCCGCGCCGGCGTCGCCCGCGCCGACGGACCCCGCGCCGCCGCCGTCCTCGCCCGGCGCGCCGCCGTCAGCGCCGCCCTCCAGCTCGGCGACCACGGCGGCGACGACCTCGCGGTAGACCCGCGCGCGGTGGGCGTAGTCGCGGAACTGGTCGAACGAGGCGGCCAGCGGGGCGAGCAGCACGGTGCCGCCGCCGTGGCGCTCGCGCAGGTGGTCGACCGCCAGGCGCACCGCGCTCTCCAGCGCCTCGCGGCCGTCCTCCTGGCGGCACTCGCGCACCTCGGTCACGGGCGCGAACTCGCGCGCCAGGTCGGGGCCGGAGGCGCCGTAGGCGACGAGCAGGTCGACGCGCTCGGCCACGAGAGGGACGAGCGAGGAGTTGTCGGCGCCCTTGGCCTGGCCCCCGGCGAGCCAGACGAGCGGCCGCCGCGAGGCTCGCAGCGCCGCCGTCACCGCGAGCGGCCTGGTGGCTATCGAGTCCTCGACGAACGTCACGCCGCCGGCCGTGGCCACCTCGGCGTAGCGGCCAGGCAGGCCGGCGAAGGTCGGCAGCCCGGCGGCGACCTGCTCGCGCTCGAGGCCAAGGGCGGCGGCGGCGAGCGCCACGGCCAGCGCGTTGCCCACCTGGTGCTCGCCCTTCACGGCCAGCTCGCCCGCGGGCAGCAGCGGTGCGCCGAACAGGCGCAGGGTGCCGTCGCGGCCCAGGTGGGCGTCGGCCTCGCGGTGGAGCGAGTAGGCGAGGGTCCGCGCGGGGGTGTCCTCCGCCCAGCCGCGCAGCAGCGGGTCGTCGGCGTTGTAGACGAAGGTCTCTCGCGGCGTGAGGTTGTCTATCAGCGCGCGCTTGGCGCGGTGGTACGCCGCCACGCTGCCGTGCCTGTCGAGGTGGTCCTCGCCGAGGTTCAGCGCCACGGCCACGTCGGGCCTGAAGGTGGGGCAGCGCTCGAGCTGGAACGAGGAGAGCTCGACGACGTGCGTGGCGCCGGGCCGCGCGACGGCCGCGAGGGCGGGGTCGTTGTTGCCGCCGGCGACGGCGTCCACGCCGGACGCCCGCAGCACCGCGGTCAGCCACAGCGTCGTCGAGCCCTTGCCGGCCGTGCCCGTGACGCCCGCGTAGCGCCCCGGCACGAGGAGGTAGGTCCACTCGACCTCGCCGATCACGGACACGCCGCGGGACCTGAGGGACGCCAGGTCGGGGTGGTCGATCCTCACGCCGGGGGCGGCGACGCAGGTGGGGAAGGCCGCGGGGTCCACCGCGGACACGTCCTCGACCCTCGTCGCGCCGAGCGACAGCGCCTCCTCGACGTCCTCCCCGTCGCGCCTGGCCTCGCAGAACGCCACGCGCGCGCCGATGCTCGCGGCCCGCCTGAGCACGGCCGTGCCGCTGCGCCCGAGGCCGTAGACCAGGAGGCCCGCCTCGGCCGGCGCCGGACCGCCCACGGCCATGGGGCCGCCGCCGGACGTCACCACGGCGCCCTCCCCGTCACGGCCAGGCCGGCCGCGACGCACAGCGCGGTGACGATCCAGAAGCGCATCGCGACCTGCTGCTCGGAGAGGCCCGCCAGCTCGAAGTGGTGGTGGAACGGGCTCATCCTGAAGAGCCGGCGCCCGCCCGTCGCCCTGAAGTACGCGACCTGGAGGACCACTGACACGACCTCGAGCACGGGTATCAGCGCGACGAGCGGGAGCGCCAGGACGGTCCCGCTGGTGATCGCCAGCCCGGCGACGGCCGCGCCCAGCGCCTCGGCGCCCACGCCGCCCATGAACACGCGGGCGGGGTGTGAGTTGTACCAGAGGAACGCCAGCAGCGACCCCAGCAGCGCGGCGGCGAGCGGCGAGCCCACGAAGAAGAGGAGCACGATCGCCGTGACGCCGGCGGCGAGGCCGTCGAGCCCGTCGGTGAAGTTGAAGGCGTTGATGCTGCCGGCCACGGCCAGCGTGTAGAGCGCGATGTCGGCCCACTCGGCCGCGAGCGTGCGGTGGCCGGCGTTCACGGACCAGACGGCGAAGCCGGCGCCGATCACGAGGTGGCCGAGGATGCGGTAGCGCGCCAGCAGGCCGGTGGCGGCGTCGACGTCCTCGCCCTCCAGGCGCCGGCGCTTGCGCGCCAGCGAGACGACGTCGTCGTAGAGGCCGAGCAGGGCCGCGGACGCCGTGGTGGCGAGCAGGGCCAGGGTCGTCTGGTCGCGCGGGCCCAGCAGGAGCACCGCGGCGGCGGCGGCGAGCAGGAAGGCGGCGCCGCCCATCGTCGGCGTGCCGGCCTTGCCGAGGTGGCTCCTGGGGCCGGACTCGCGCACGACCTTGCCCCAGCCGCGGGCGCGGGCCAGCTGCACGAAGGACCCGGTGGCGACGAGGCCCAGCGCGGCGGCGAGGAGCAGCGTCATCGCCGGCCCCCGTCGCGCGCGGCCGCGCCGCCGCTGGCCTCGCCGGCCTCGTCCCCCGCGCCCGCCTCCGGGCCGAAGCGCTCGGTCAGCGCCGCGACGAGGTTCTCGAGCTCCAGCGACCTCGACCCCTTGACCAGCACGGTCGCGCCGGGGGGCACGAGGTCGAGCAGCCCCGCGGCCTCGCGCCAGGTGGGGACGTGCCGCGCGCGCGGGTTCGCCTCGGCGAGCGCGGCGGCCTCCTCGCCGATCGCGACGACGAGGTCGAGGTCCCGGGTGGCGGCGCCCAGCTCGAGGTGGCGCGGCCGGCTGACCTCGCCCAGCTCGCGCATGTCGCCGAGGAAGGCCGCGCGCGGCGGCGGCGAGGAGGCGAGGACCTCGAGCGCGAGGGCGGCGGAGAGCGGGTTCGAGTTGTAGCTGTCGTCGATCACGGTGACCTCGCGCAGGCGCAGCCGGCGCAGGCGCCCCTTCTCGAGCCGCGCCGCGGCCATGGCGGGGAACGCCGCCGCCGGAGGCACGCCGAGGAGCCGGGCGGTCGTGAGCGCCAGGAGGGCGTTCTCCGCCATCGCTCGCCCCGGCCAGGGCAGGTCGAAGGCGAGCCCGAACGCCCGCAGGGTGAGGCCCTGGAGCCTGCCGGCGACCTCGCCGAGCGGAGGGCACGCCCGCGGCCCCGGCTCGCCGTCGCCGTCCGCGGGCGGCAGGAGCCGCGTCACGTGCGTGCGGCGGAGCACGTCGGGCGGCAGGTGCCGGGACGCCGCCTCGCCGGCCACCCGCGCGCCCGGCGCGGCGGCCAGCAGAGCGGCCTTCTCGCGCGCCACGGACGCGACGTCGCCGAGGCGGCTCAGGTGCGACTCGCCCACCGTCGTCAGCACGGCGTGGTCGGGCCGCGTGATGGCCACCAGCTCGTCCATCTCGCCCGGGTGGTCGACGCCGAGCTCGAGCACCAGCGGCGAGCCGGGCGCGCCGGCGCCGGCCAGGTCCCCGCCCGGCACGTCGAGGCCGGCCTCGGTGCGGGCCGCCTCGACGAGCGCCGCGGCCAGCGCGGGCACGGTGTTGAGGTTCCCCGGCGTCGAGCGACCGCCGAGGGCGGCGGTGAGGAGCGTCTTCACGGTCGTCTTGCCGGCCGACCCGGTGACCCCGACGACGGGCGACGCGAGCAGCCCGCGGGCGGCGGAGGCCAGCGCGGCGAGCGCGGCCCAGGTGTCCTCGACGAGCACGGCGCGGGGGTGGGGGACGTCGGAGACGACGAAGGCGGCGCCGTCCGCGAGCGCCTCGTCGGCGTGCTCGATCCCGTGGCCGGAGCTGCCGCCGCGCGCGAAGAAGACGTCGCCGGGGCGCACCCGGCGCGAGTCGTAGGCGACGCCGGTGCCGGCGGGGAGCGGCCCGGCCGGCAGGCGCCCACCCAGCAGGTCGGCCAGCGCCTCGGGGCGCAGCAGGTCCTCCGCTCCCGCGGCTCCTACCCGCCTCCCGCTGACGCGACCGTCACCCACGCCCACCATCCTATCCACACGTTACACAACGTGTGCATCATGTGCATGGACCGCATGGCCGGCGGCGGCCACCGCCCCCAGGGTCGCCGGGTCGGGGGCGCTCACGGACGCGCGGCCAGCGCCTCGGGGCGGGGCGCGGCGCCCCACGACGCGACGACGTCGGTGACGATGTCCTTGAACAGTCCCCCCGTCGCCACGGTGCTCGTGGCGCCCTCCTGCGGCTTGTGCAGCGTGACGACGACGACGACGCGCGGGCGCTCGGCCGGCACCATGCCGGCGACGGAGAGGGAGTACTCGCCGGGCACGTAGCGGCCGAGCTCGGGGTCGAAGACGTCGGCGGTGCCGGTCTTCGCGGCCATGCTCACGCCGTTCACCTTGGCGTTCCTCAGCCCGCTCGCCTCCGTGACGTGGCTCAGGAGCGCCCGCATCGTGGCGGCGACCTCGGGGGAGAGGACGCGGTGCGGCGGCGGCGTCTCCGCGCCCTCGATCAGCACGGGGGGCACGTAGAGCCCGTCGTTCGCGAACACGGAGTAGGCCACGGCGAGCTGCAGCGCCGTCGTCGAGTGGTTCTGGCCGATCGTGTTCGACGCGTGGTCCTGCGGCACCCACTGGTACCAGGGGTTGAGCTGGCCCGAGCTCGTGTAGGTGCCGCTGACGGGCAGGTCCTGGCCGATGCCGAAGCGCATCAGCCAGTCGTGGAGCTCGGCGTCGGTGAAGCGCTGGCCGAGGTGGATGGCGCCCGAGTTGCTCGAGTAGGCGAGCACGTCGGCGACGGTGAGCTGGGGGTCGTGGTAGACGACGTCCCTGAACGTCTGCTCCCCGACCCGCAGCGTCATCGGCGCCTCGACCACCTCGTCGGGACGCAGGCGGCCGGACTCGAGCAGGCCGGCGACGACCAGGGGCTTGATCACGGAGCCGGGCTCGTAGGTCTCCTGGAACGGCCTGTTGCGCATCTGGTCGCGGCCCGCCGCGGACCAGTCGTTGGCGTCGAACGCCGGGTAGCTGGCGGCCGCGAGTATCCTCCCCGTACCGGCCTCCAGAACGACCGCGGAGCCGCTCTCGGCCCCGTAGGCCTCGGCCGCCTCGGCGAGGTGGCGCTCGGCCGCCGCCTGGTACGTGGCGTCGATCGTCAGCCGGACGTCCTCGCCGGCGGCGAGGACATCGTCGAGGGTGTACTCGAGTCCCTCGAGCCCGTACCTGCCGTCGGGCTGCACGGCGCCGGTGAAGCCGACGAGCGGTCCGGCGACCCCGAGCGGGTAGCTGCGGGCCTCCACGGGACCCGTGGCCAGGACCTCGCCGGAGGACGCGACGATGTCGCCCCGCACCGCGGGCTCCGTCGGCGGGGCCGGGAACGAGGCGGGCCCGAGCTGGTGGACGGCGAAGCCGAGGAGGGCCGCGAGCAGCGGCACCGCCAGGCCGACGCGCACGAGCCAGACGCGCCGCAGCGCGAGCTCGCTGGGCTCGCGCAGCGCCACGCGCAGCGCCGACGAGCGCCGAGGGGCCGCCTGGGCGCGCGGGAAGACGGTGGAGGTGCTCAGCGCCATACGGTCCTCAGTTCCAGTGACCCCGCGGGCGGTGCGTCCTCGGGGGCGGGCTCGGGGGCGACCACGGCGGCGACGCGGCCCTCGGGGAGCGGCACCATGCCGGCCGTGGCGGACCACCTGGCCACGGCCAGGGGGCCCTCGACGGCGGCGGCCCTGACCTCGGCGCGCGCGACGCTCTGGAGCAGCGCCTCCTTCCGCGCGACGAGCGCGGCCCTCCTCTCGACCAGCTCCTGGTTGTTCGCGCCCAGCGCGGCGAGCATGAGCAGGAGCACGAGGTAGAGCGGCAGGGCGAGGCGGAACGCGCCGCCGGCGACGCGCCCCTCGGCGGCGGGGGCGGCGGGGCGCTCGTCCCGGGGACGCTCCTTCACGGCGTAGTCGGTCACGGCTCCACCTTCCTGCCGGCGCGGAGCTTCGCGGACCTGGCCCTGGGGTTGCGCGCGACCTCCTCCTCGGAGGCGGTGACGGGCTTCTTGGTCAGGACCTCGAAGCGCGGGCTGTCGAGGAGGAAGCGCTTGACGATGCGGTCCTCGAGGGAGTGGTAGGAGAGCACGACGAGCCGCCCCCCGGGGACGAGCAGGCGCGAGGCCCCCTCTAGGCCCTCGCGCAGCGCGCCGAGCTCGTCGTTGACGTGGATCCGCAGCGCCTGGAACGTGCGCCGCGCCGGGTGCTCGCGGCGCGGGCCCGGGGGGTAGGCGCCGGCGACGACGTCGGCGAGCTGCTTCGTCGTGAGGATGGGTGCGGAGGCGCGCGCCTCGGCGATGCGCCTAGCGATGCGGCGGCTGTGGCGCTCCTCGCCGTACCTGAAGATGAGCGCGGCGAGCTCCTCGACCGGGTAGGTGTTGACGACGTCGGCCGCGCTCTCGCCCTCGCCCTGCATGCGCATGTCGAGGGGCCCGTCGTGGCGGAAGGCGAAGCCGCGCCCCTCCTCGTCGAGCTGCATCGAGGAGACGCCGAGGTCCATGAGGACGCCGTCGGCGGCGCGCACGCCCTGCTCGTACGCGAGGCGCTCGACCTCCCTGAAGTTGCCGGCGGCGAAGCGCAGGTCGCCCGCGGCGAGCGCGCGCTGCCAGTAGGGGTCGCGCCGCAGGTCCTCGGCGACGCGCGGGTCCTGGTCGATCGCCAGCACCCTGCCGCCCAGCTCGATGACCCTCCTGGCGTGGCCGCCCGCGCCGAAGGTGCAGTCGACGTACCAGCCGCCCGGCGTCACCGCCAGGTGGTCCATGACCTCCTGCGGCATGACGCTGACGTGGCGCTCCGTCACCGCGTTCACCCGATCAGCTCTCTCAGCAGCTCGGGCGCCGGTGGCGCCTCCTGGACGGCCTCGAGGTTCGCGAGCCAGCGCTGTTCGTTCCATATCTCCAGCCTGTTGGGGGCGCCGACGAACATGACGTTCCCCTCCAGCGCGGCGAACTTGCGGAGGGGGGCCGGGAGGCTTATGCGCCCTGCCGAGTCGAGCTTCGTCTTCGCCGCGCCCGAGTAGAAGAAGCGGACGAAGTTGCGGGAGCTCGGGTCGGTGAGCGGCAGGTCGGTGAGGTGGGCCTCGATGTGCTGCCAGGCGCCGAGGGGGAAGACGAAGAGGCAGCCGTCCATGCCCCTGGTGACCACCATGCCGCCGTCGACGAACTCGCGGAAGGCGGGCGGCACGATCACCCTTCCCTTGTCGTCGACGCTGTACTGGTACTCGCCGAACGGCATCTGGCTCCTTGGCGGCGTGGCGGCGAGGCCGCTACTCGTTACGTCGCTCTGTGGGCGTGGTCCTCACGGACAGGCCCGACTCTACCACAGTCTCCCACAATCCCCCACACTGCTACCCCGGAGCGGCCCCCGCTGTGGCATCTCTCCCACCCGCGCCGACGGCGCGGGCGTGCCCGTGCTGCACGCGAACCGCGGAATGTGACGGGGAGAACGTTCCGGCCGGGACGGGGTCTCGAGCCGCCGCCGGACTGTCTCATCTGCAGATGAGAAAGGCGACCTTCCGGTGAGAAGGTCGCCTCCTGCGGAACGCGGGTGGGCTTGTAAGCCGGGTTCTGTGACCCCGTGCGGGGCCTCTGGTCATCTATCTGGGACGCGCGTCGCCGCGCGCCTCTAGCGGTCGCCTGGAGATGCTGGCGAGCCGGGCAGGCTCTCTCTCCCTATCGGACCTTGCTCCGGGTGGGGTTTACCTAGCTGCCCCTGTTGCCAGGGACACTGGTGCGCTCTTACCGCACCCTTTCACCCTTACGCCGGGGGCCCTGAGGCCGGCCGGCGCGGTCTGCTCTCTGTTGCACTTGCCGTCGCCTTACGCGCCCAGCCGTTAGCTGGCACCCTCGCCCTGTGGAGCCCGGACTTTCCTCGGCCCTTCCGGGCCGCGACCAGACCGCCCACACCGCGACCAAGGATGATACCACGCGGGGAGGCGCCAAGGGTAGGCCGGCCCCCGGAAGGAGCCGGCCGCCGGCGGTGCTAGGCCCCGCGCGTCAGAGCTGGCGGTAGTCGGTGACGACGATCTCGCCGTCGATGATCCGCTGCTTGATGTCGTTGACCTCGTCGACTACGTCCTGCGGGATCAGCGCCTGGTTGTACTCGTCGAGCGCGTAGTCGACGCCCTCCTCGGCCAGGCCGAGGTTCAGGACCCCGCCCTCGAACTCGCCGTTCACGACGTCCATGATCGCGTCGTAGGCGGCCACGTCGACGCGCTTGAGCATGCTCGTCAGGCCGTGGTTGAGGGTCGCGGGGTCGCGGTCGGTGTCGCCGAGCGGGTTCTGGTTGCTGTCGACGCCGATGAAGAAGACGGGCGTCGTGCCCTCGCCGCAGCTCGCCTCGTCGGCGGGCCGCGGGACGTTCGCGAGCTGGGCGACGAGCGGGGAGTCGCGCAGCGGGACGGTGGGCTCGAAGCACTTGGTCTGGTTGGCGAAGTCGATGACGCCGTTGCCGGAGGCGCCGGCGGCGGCGAAGATGATGTCGGCGCCCTGGGCGTTCTGCGTCGACGCCAGCTCGCGGGCGCGCGCCGGGTCGTTCCAGGCGTCGGGCGTCACGCCGACGTAGTTGCTGATCACCGTGCAGTCGGGGCAGGCGGCCTTCACGCCCTCCTGGTAGCCGAGGTCGAAGGCGTGGATCAGGGGGATGTCCATGCCGCCGACGAACCCGAGCACGCCCGTGCGGGTGAGCTTGCCGGCGATGTAGCCCACGAGGAAGCTGCCCTCGTGCTCCTTGAAGAGCACGCTGCGCACGTTCGGGTTCTCCGCCACGGCGTCGATGAGCACGAACGCGGTGTCGGTGAACTCGGTCGACACGGTCTGGATCGCGTCGGCCTGCAGGAAGCCGGGGGCGATCACGATGTCGGCGCCGGCGCCGGCGATGCGGCGCTGGCCCTCGGCGGCGGTGTCCGGCGTGCCCTCGAACTCGACGATCTCGACCTCGTAGCCCTCCGCCTGGAGGTCCTGCTGGGCGCGCTGGACGCCGCGCCACGTGCCCTCGTTGAACGAGCCGTCGAACTTGCCGCCGGCGTCGTACACGATGCCGAGCACGTAGTCCTGGGCGTACGCCCCCGTCAGGACGAGGGCGGCGAGCAGGATGAGCAGTTTGCGCATGTGTCTTCCTCTCGACAACCAGTGAGGTTCTTCACCTACGCGGTGACGCTCGGACTATAGCAAGCGTCAGGCGCGCCAACGCGGCCCCTGACCGGCGGGGGGTTAACCGCCGCTTCAGCGTCCGGGGGCTCAGAACAGGATGCGGGTCCAGTCGAGCTCGTCGAGGGCCTGGAACACGTCGACGTGCTCGAGGAGGATGCCCGCCGACTGGTCGCGGAACATCGCGCACTCCACGTGCTTGCCCATGCGCTTGATCGCCTCGACGAGCTCGACGTAGTCGCCGTCGCCCGACACTAGCAGGGCCGTGTCGTAGGCGTCCTGGTAGGCCAGCGACAGCGCCTCGACGGCGATCGCGACGTCGATGCCCTTCTCGACGAGCGTGCCGTCGTTGCGGCGGTGCAGCGTGCCGAGCCGCACCGTCACGTAGGGGATGCGGCGCAGCGACTCGAAGAAGCGCTGCTGGCCCTCGCGCAGCTCCTCGTCGTAGTCGTCGGTGAGGATGGAGTTGTAGTAGTACGTGCGGAACACCGGCCTGTCGCGCAGCAGCTGCTGGATCAGCTCGGCGAAGTTCACGCGCGTGCTGCGCAGGTTCTCGCGCATGCCGTTGTAGAGGTTGCTGCCGTCGATGAAGATGGCGACCCGCTCGCCCTGGGCGAGGCTGCGGGCGTGAGCGAAGCGCCGCGCCGCCGCCGGGTCGCGCGGCTCTGGTCGGCGGGGGCGGGGCGGGCGTCCGTTCGAGTCGTTCTGGTCCATGACCGCTGGCAAGTGTAACCTTGGCGGGTGAAGGCACCGAGCCGGCTCGAGTCGTTCGAGCTCGACCACACGAGGGTCAGGGCACCGTACGTGCGGCTCGCCGCCCGCTACGTCGGCGACCGCGGCGACGTCGTGACCAAGTACGACCTGCGCCTCGTCCAGCCGAACCGCGCCGAGCTGCCCACCGCGGCCCTGCACACGATGGAGCACCTGCTGGCCGGCTACCTGCGCCAGGAGCTCGAGCCGCGCGCGGGGGTGACGGTCGTCGACCTCTCGCCGATGGGTTGCCGCACCGGCTTCTACCTCACGCTCCTCGGCGAGCCGCGCCACGAGGACGTGCGCCAGGCCACCGAGGCGGCGCTCCGGCGGGTGGCGGCGCACGAGGGCGAGGTGCCCGGCTGCAGCGAGCTCTCCTGCGGCAACTGGCGCGACCACTCCCTGCCGGGGGCGCGCGCCTGGGCGTCCGAGGTCCTGCGGCCCGGCTTCATCGTGCAGGAGACCGTTCCCATCTCGCGCTAACGGCCCGCGGGTACAGCGACCAGCACGGGCAGAACTCTCTCATGAGAACGCGTGCCAAGATGCCGCCATGGAGAGGAAACCGCTTATCCTCATCGTCGAGGACGAGAAGGAGATCGCCAAGTTCATCGACCTCGAGCTCCAGGCCGAGAACTACGAGACCGTCGTCAGCTACGACGGCGTCACCGGCCTGTCGAAGTTCCGCGAGCTGAACCCCGACCTCGTCGTGCTCGACCTCATGCTGCCCGTGCTGGACGGCCTGGAGGTCGCCAGGCGCATCAGGAAGACTAGCAACACCCCGATCATCATCCTCACGGCCAAGGACTCGGTCGACGACAAGGTCACCGGCCTCGACTCCGGCGCCGACGACTACCTCGTCAAGCCGTTCTCCATCGAGGAGCTGCTGGCCCGCGTGCGCGCCCACCTCAGGCGCGTGAACCCGGCCGTCACCGGCGAGGTGCGGGTCGCCGACCTCGTCATCAACCTCGAGGGGCGCGAGGTGTTCCGGGACGGACGGCGCATCGAGCTGTCGGCGAAGGAGTTCGAGCTGCTCGAGCTCTTCGCGCGCAACCCCGGCAAGGTCTTCAACCGCTTCGAGATCGAGGAGAAGGTGTGGCCCGAGTACACCGGCGGCAGCAACGTCGTCGACGTCTACGTGGGCTACCTGAGGCGCAAGCTGGAGGGGGAGGGGGAGCGGCGCCTGATACACACCGTCCGCGGCGTGGGGTACGTGCTGCGCGAGGAGTGAGCGTCAGCGCGCCCACCGTGGAGCCTGCGCGCCGGCGCTACCATCGCGGGACCGTGGAGGGTGAGGCCTAGGTGGGTCTGCGGCTCCAGCTGACGCTCGTCTTCGGGGTCCTCATCGCGATGATCCTGGGCGGCGTCGCCGTGTCGGTGTACCTGCTCACGGAGCGCTCGCTGGCCGCCGGCCTCGACGAGCGCGCTGCCTCGGCGCTGGCCGAGCTCGTGAACGGGCGCAACGACGTGGAGGCCGCCGTCCAGCGCCTGCCCAGCGACGCCAGCAGCCTGGTGCTGCTGGTGGGGCAGGAGGGGACGCGGCCCCGCTCGATCGACAGCATCAAGAGCGGCGTGTGGCACGAGGCGAGGGACCTCTACATCCTCAACCGGCTGCCCGACTCGGCCCTGCAGCGGCTGATCGACGAGGGCCGGATCGCCGTCACGGTCGGCTCCGGTGACACCAGGCTGCGCATCCACGGTCAGCTCGGCACCGTGCCGCTGCCCTTCTCGCGCCCGTTCAGCGCGGCGTTCTTCGTGGCCGTGCCGGCCGGGCTGATGGCCTCGACCCTCGACCAGCTGGCCCGCGACCTCGTGATGACCGTGGTCCTGGCGTTCATCGCCTTCGGGCTGGGCATCTGGGTGCTGTCGCAGCGCGTGCTGGGGCCGCTGAAGCGGGTGACGGACGCCGCGGCCCACGTCTCCGGCTCCGACCTGTCGCTGCGCGTGCCCGTGCCGGACACGAAGGACGAGATCCACGACCTGGCGATGGCGATCAACAACATGCTGGGCCGGCTCCAGGAGTCGTTCGAGACGCAGAGGCGCTTCACGGCCGACGCCAGCCACGAGCTCCGCACGCCGGTGACGGCGATCGCGGGCCACGCCAGCTACCTGGTGAGGCGCACGAACCCCACGCCGGCGCAGCAGGAGTCGCTGATGGTGATCCAGCGCGAGGCCGAGCGCATGGGCAAGCTCGTCAACGACCTCCTCGAGCTCGCCCGCGCCGACGCCGGCTTCACGGTCACGCGGGCGCCGATGAACCTCGTCGAGGTGGCGGAGGCGGTGAGCGAGGAGATCGCGCGCGTCTCTCCGGGCGCCGAGGTCAGCGTCAGCTCCCGCCGCCCGCTGGTGGAGGTGCTGGGCGACGCCGAGCGTCTCAAGCAGGTCGTGCTGAACCTCGTCACGAACGCGATCAACGCCGGCGCCAGCCGCGTGACCGTGAGCGTGGCGCAGGAGGGCAAGCAGGTCCGCCTCGAGGTCCTCGACGACGGCGCCGGGATACCGCCGGAGGCGCTGCCGCACATCTTCGAGCGCTTCTACCGCGTCGACGGCGCGCGCAGCACGCGCGGCAACGGCAGCGGCCTGGGCCTGGCCATCGTCAAGTGGATCGTGCAGCAGCACGAGGGGACCGTCAGCGTCGAGTCGCGCCTCGGCGAGGGCACGGTGTTCACGATCATGCTGCCGGCCCTCGACCCGAAGAAGACGGGCGAGACGCCGGCCCTGGCGCGCGCCGGCGGCGGCGAGCGGCGCGCCGTCGGCCGCTCGTAGGGCGGGCCCGGTAGGTTCGTCACGCCGGGGTGCGCCGCGCGCGGGGGCTCGTGCGGTCCGTCGTCGGGGCCCGCTAGGCCAGCTCCACGCCAGAGCCCGCCACGACCTCGCCGACCGGCAGCGCTCCCGGCGCCAGCGCCAGCGCCTCGCTGAGGTCGGCGGCGCCGACGACGACGACGAACCCCAGGCCCATGTTGAAGACGTCCCACATCTCGGCCTCGCTCACGCCCCCGGCCGCGGCGATGAGGCCGAACACCTCCGGCACGTCCCAAGCGCCGCGGCGGAGCCTGACGCCGACGCCCGCCGGCAGGCTGCGGGGCAGGTTGCCGGGCAGGCCGCCGCCGGTGACGTGGGCCATCGCCCGCGCCAGGCCGCGCTCCAGGAGCGCGCGCACGGGCGACAGGAAGCTCCTGTGCTCGGCGAGCAGC
Above is a genomic segment from Trueperaceae bacterium containing:
- the murD gene encoding UDP-N-acetylmuramoyl-L-alanine--D-glutamate ligase, translated to MVTSGGGPMAVGGPAPAEAGLLVYGLGRSGTAVLRRAASIGARVAFCEARRDGEDVEEALSLGATRVEDVSAVDPAAFPTCVAAPGVRIDHPDLASLRSRGVSVIGEVEWTYLLVPGRYAGVTGTAGKGSTTLWLTAVLRASGVDAVAGGNNDPALAAVARPGATHVVELSSFQLERCPTFRPDVAVALNLGEDHLDRHGSVAAYHRAKRALIDNLTPRETFVYNADDPLLRGWAEDTPARTLAYSLHREADAHLGRDGTLRLFGAPLLPAGELAVKGEHQVGNALAVALAAAALGLEREQVAAGLPTFAGLPGRYAEVATAGGVTFVEDSIATRPLAVTAALRASRRPLVWLAGGQAKGADNSSLVPLVAERVDLLVAYGASGPDLAREFAPVTEVRECRQEDGREALESAVRLAVDHLRERHGGGTVLLAPLAASFDQFRDYAHRARVYREVVAAVVAELEGGADGGAPGEDGGGAGSVGAGDAGAEGASVSSARGRG
- a CDS encoding Mur ligase family protein; amino-acid sequence: MGDGRVSGRRVGAAGAEDLLRPEALADLLGGRLPAGPLPAGTGVAYDSRRVRPGDVFFARGGSSGHGIEHADEALADGAAFVVSDVPHPRAVLVEDTWAALAALASAARGLLASPVVGVTGSAGKTTVKTLLTAALGGRSTPGNLNTVPALAAALVEAARTEAGLDVPGGDLAGAGAPGSPLVLELGVDHPGEMDELVAITRPDHAVLTTVGESHLSRLGDVASVAREKAALLAAAPGARVAGEAASRHLPPDVLRRTHVTRLLPPADGDGEPGPRACPPLGEVAGRLQGLTLRAFGLAFDLPWPGRAMAENALLALTTARLLGVPPAAAFPAMAAARLEKGRLRRLRLREVTVIDDSYNSNPLSAALALEVLASSPPPRAAFLGDMRELGEVSRPRHLELGAATRDLDLVVAIGEEAAALAEANPRARHVPTWREAAGLLDLVPPGATVLVKGSRSLELENLVAALTERFGPEAGAGDEAGEASGGAAARDGGRR
- a CDS encoding penicillin-binding protein 2, with product MALSTSTVFPRAQAAPRRSSALRVALREPSELALRRVWLVRVGLAVPLLAALLGFAVHQLGPASFPAPPTEPAVRGDIVASSGEVLATGPVEARSYPLGVAGPLVGFTGAVQPDGRYGLEGLEYTLDDVLAAGEDVRLTIDATYQAAAERHLAEAAEAYGAESGSAVVLEAGTGRILAAASYPAFDANDWSAAGRDQMRNRPFQETYEPGSVIKPLVVAGLLESGRLRPDEVVEAPMTLRVGEQTFRDVVYHDPQLTVADVLAYSSNSGAIHLGQRFTDAELHDWLMRFGIGQDLPVSGTYTSSGQLNPWYQWVPQDHASNTIGQNHSTTALQLAVAYSVFANDGLYVPPVLIEGAETPPPHRVLSPEVAATMRALLSHVTEASGLRNAKVNGVSMAAKTGTADVFDPELGRYVPGEYSLSVAGMVPAERPRVVVVVTLHKPQEGATSTVATGGLFKDIVTDVVASWGAAPRPEALAARP
- the rsmH gene encoding 16S rRNA (cytosine(1402)-N(4))-methyltransferase RsmH, which gives rise to MNAVTERHVSVMPQEVMDHLAVTPGGWYVDCTFGAGGHARRVIELGGRVLAIDQDPRVAEDLRRDPYWQRALAAGDLRFAAGNFREVERLAYEQGVRAADGVLMDLGVSSMQLDEEGRGFAFRHDGPLDMRMQGEGESAADVVNTYPVEELAALIFRYGEERHSRRIARRIAEARASAPILTTKQLADVVAGAYPPGPRREHPARRTFQALRIHVNDELGALREGLEGASRLLVPGGRLVVLSYHSLEDRIVKRFLLDSPRFEVLTKKPVTASEEEVARNPRARSAKLRAGRKVEP
- the mraZ gene encoding division/cell wall cluster transcriptional repressor MraZ, with product MPFGEYQYSVDDKGRVIVPPAFREFVDGGMVVTRGMDGCLFVFPLGAWQHIEAHLTDLPLTDPSSRNFVRFFYSGAAKTKLDSAGRISLPAPLRKFAALEGNVMFVGAPNRLEIWNEQRWLANLEAVQEAPPAPELLRELIG
- a CDS encoding BMP family ABC transporter substrate-binding protein; amino-acid sequence: MRKLLILLAALVLTGAYAQDYVLGIVYDAGGKFDGSFNEGTWRGVQRAQQDLQAEGYEVEIVEFEGTPDTAAEGQRRIAGAGADIVIAPGFLQADAIQTVSTEFTDTAFVLIDAVAENPNVRSVLFKEHEGSFLVGYIAGKLTRTGVLGFVGGMDIPLIHAFDLGYQEGVKAACPDCTVISNYVGVTPDAWNDPARARELASTQNAQGADIIFAAAGASGNGVIDFANQTKCFEPTVPLRDSPLVAQLANVPRPADEASCGEGTTPVFFIGVDSNQNPLGDTDRDPATLNHGLTSMLKRVDVAAYDAIMDVVNGEFEGGVLNLGLAEEGVDYALDEYNQALIPQDVVDEVNDIKQRIIDGEIVVTDYRQL
- a CDS encoding NYN domain-containing protein; this encodes MDQNDSNGRPPRPRRPEPRDPAAARRFAHARSLAQGERVAIFIDGSNLYNGMRENLRSTRVNFAELIQQLLRDRPVFRTYYYNSILTDDYDEELREGQQRFFESLRRIPYVTVRLGTLHRRNDGTLVEKGIDVAIAVEALSLAYQDAYDTALLVSGDGDYVELVEAIKRMGKHVECAMFRDQSAGILLEHVDVFQALDELDWTRILF